The Pieris rapae chromosome 1, ilPieRapa1.1, whole genome shotgun sequence genome contains the following window.
CTAGTAGGTATATACTAGTTATCTACTTGAATAAGGATCAGTATTACGGGCCGTCGGTTcaaatcaatatttgtaaGCTACTTCTACAAGCTAATGGGCTTCCTTCTAAAGGAAATACTATACTGTAAAGAAGAGCTTACATCCAAGGCTTTATACAGCCTTATCTTTTAAAGCTAAGAATAATATCCCTATACAATTTTACCGTCGCAAATAATGTCCAGATCTAAATAGTAGTTATGATCAGGTGATATAAGTAATACTTTGGcgtaaaatttagtttttttcaaaACCTTTGCCATATTCtttcgtagaaaaaacgacctaacaatagaaaaaaagtacaTTCTTCATTTTTCGCAACGCgtcaaaagaagtataacttcaaaaaaactaaacttttgactatagctaacttcagtgtcggttttttgtgatagtgtgcgcgcgcatcgtaaaaattactttcatCATTTTCCTTAACGCGccaaaagtataacttcaaaaatcctATGTCTATGGTACTGGTATTGTTCACCCCTTCACtagtgtattattattgtaatcagTACAGCACTACAACAATACCAACACAGAGCTAGTCGTgtgttacaatacaatacagcTGTGTGGTCTATCTAATTATGAGGAAGGTTTTGTTGAATCCCGTAGTATGCTCTCAGCCCGCACGCTGGCTATCGAGTGACGGTCTTTTGTCTTCGGTGTGTACTTCATCACGTATCTAGGTACTCGGGTAACATATGATACTCCTGTCTATACCTGGTTGAAACCGTGTAACgagtttttttctaaatatttaattctagcaatgacaaaaatttaataatacgctATTATGaagtttaaatgtatttcaacCTCAGAAGATTACAGCAAGTCACTTAAAATCtcaaatgttattataaaggtaaaaattattaatctgCTAATCAAAAAaagatcaatttaaaaaaagttaagaaCAATAATAAGACAATAATAGGCTACCTACTTTTTTACTTAtggagattttaatttattaaatttaacaataaagttacaatgtttatattattataagttacctaagtttaaaaaattggcAGATTTCCGAGGTCTgcttttatatctataatagatatatatacagaataactaatttttaagaaatctaCTTACTACTGGACTATTGTTACCAAGTTCATCTACATGCTTCAGGTTTTACAGTTTAcctataaaaacttaatgaaaatatgtatgtcgTTATCATTGCGTGATAGATCCCAAACATTCAAATTACTAAAATTCTAGGATGACATTTTCAGTAGTCTTGTATCTAAATCCGATAATTGAGTAATCCATACCACATACCGTTCAAATCTATAAACTATTCAGGTCATTTACTTTCTGTGGACTGAACACTACATAGTTGAATTCTGCTGGAGTTTATTAGAAACTAAAATGTTAACCAAGTTtagtgaattttaatatttgcttcGTCGTAAGAATCGTCGATATTGGTGTTGCAGTGACGCATTGCGATTATTAAACCTATTTGGATGTGACGGAGAGGGTGCAACGAGCCGGTTCCCTGCAACAGGGTGCCTTACCCCAGTTCAATTGAAATGGGGTTGTGATTCATTTCCCACGAGCCCCACTCGCACTGCGCGAAAAGCCTCAGACTCTATTACGATAAAGATTCTCCGATGCCAGTTTGGCTACTCTTTTAACGTTATTGTTCGCATCTGTTCAAATTTCACACATTTCTACGGTATAACTGCAGGGTTTCAACTTCAGAaacaactaaataattttagctaGCGACAATAGACGACACATTGCATATTTTGTTACGGTTTACTACGCGACGTACTCTTATAACTTTATGCCCTGtgaaattattctaatttgtAACCAATGCTCAGGCACCTATTGTTTAGCTACACAATAGGCAGCTGAAAGATTTGCAATGTCAGGCGAGGGAAgtgaaatcgtttattgaaAAATCGAATTCCTCTTAATTCATTCACGTTACATAGCACCTATCCTTCAGGACGCAAAGGAATCTAGGCATACTTTACCCAAGCAAACAATATCACTTgagatttattgtattaaccTAATCTATGTACTAGGTACTAGTATGTAGGTAAATAGCAGGTGCGATAACACTTCGATAATATAGGTACACGTTTCAGAGTCGTAGAAACACGAATGCGCAAGGGCACCGTAAAGTTTACGTGTCGCTTCAGCTGTAAACGATGTTTCTGCTCGCTACGTGgctgtttattatttctataggatattattgttaagaacaaattaaattattgcaatcaatataattaatgttcctatatatatatatcggtTACTAGAAATGACTTACGAATCCGTATCCTCTACTTTTGCTCGTCTGTCTATCCGTGATAACTACCGCCTCCTCGATATCTCCGTAAACCGCGAAGTGCTCTCGCAAGCTCTTATCCGTGGTATGGTATGGCAGACCGCCGACGAAGAGTTTGGTCCATGTGGTGTCTTTCTGGCCGGGTAAACTACCCAGAGACAGTAGCCCCTCGGGCTCGGCCGGCAAAGCGCCCGCCATCAACATTCCTTGTACGGTCTCCGTCGCGGCGGTCACTCTCGCACTCTACCACTACTGACACTCCGCAGCTGAGCGGATGAGAATAATACGACGGGTGTAATCCGCAAGTATGTACGTGCAGCTAATGCGATGGTTGCGCGCGGACTGGTGCTCCTGCCTTCTCGAGAGCGCACGTGGCGCCCGCCCCGCTACGAATGCGACCCTCGCCCCCCCGCGCCGCCCGCCTCACCAGATGCGGGGCCACATGCGTCGCCGTACCGTGTGCTTGCTACGGCCTGCTGCTTCAGCAACCCTCCAGTGCTTACAATGATATAACTAGTTATCACAGTTGCTCCTTCCGAAATCCTCCGGGAGCTCGATTGGCATTGGCATTAAagccaatttttttaagaataacaCGAATTTTCAATGATACAATAAAAACgaattaacataacttcaataaaaactcAATTATTGCCTCACTTGCctagtgaaatatttttcttttatctggaaaaaaaacagtaactGATCTTCTAAGATAAACAGCTACAGTACGTATCATGAACCCTTTCATTAAAACACAACTTATTATGCGTATCTTATGTTTATTCCAAAAATACCTGACAGTTATTCCCAAAAATATGAAGGTGTTCGaaacagttatattttattaccgcttaatatatttataattgatgtGTTGGCATAAATCGATTAGAAATACGAATATCAAGCAGGaaagctataaataatatataacaattatgtaaCAACGCAAGATCACACATattttgagaaaaaaatatatatcaaattgtAAAGGATGACGGGACACAGTTTCAAATATCACAGGAAGGTAGCACACGTGGGAAACTATTGTTCTTTGCCGACAACTCACTTCCTCCACCCACTGTCATATTGTACCATATTTTACACAAACTTTCCTTTATACAATGAGGCTTTTTATGTTTGTACTTTGTACTATACCTACGTATATGATAACCTActtgtaaaattatgtaattggTACATTCGCTAGcatgttttacataatttatttatttattaagtatgaaatctatattaaaaaaatctagacAAACATATTGCCGGTAGGCTTACAATATCactttatactttatacatacaataaaacatttaatttaacattctaCTTTAACtacttataatatgtactctgtattatattaatattatttacgtgAATAGATATACAACGTatatacgtaaaaaaatttttgttaatcataaaaaaatatatgccatgtattatattatgtcagtatgtaattgaaatttaataatattattcgtatgtaaataataaacaaatgccTCAAAACTTTATGCGGTATATATATTCGTAAATGTATACGGTATATATAacgtaaattacataaatgacttttttttttaaagataaacttTTCAGAGGACATTGAGCAAAaagtttctattaaaaatgttcCATTATTTAGCATTTCTTGAAAATAGATCAGctgttcaatttttaaaacggaATCTTCCctttattttcattgaatGGAGAGCATAGTGTTCATAGGTAGTTTGAGCCGTGAGGGGTCGCGGGTTCATTGCTCGAGGCTATTGTCAAAAGCGCGTGCCTGGCAGCTGCGGCCTCCCTTGCTTTGGTCGACGGGGGTAGGACTCAGCAGATGGTTCTatgcttttttataatattaatctcAAATTTTATGTCACGCTTCAATGCTAACCGACATGTTCACAATTCAATATTCCCGAGCATATATCTTCAACAAGGCATTGCAccaatataagaaattaaattttaataatgtaatagcaaatttgtacaataattttcttaaaaccaTTAGAATTAGATTAATCCAATACATTTCAATGTTTATAAAGTATTGGtcgtatgtaatttatatttttgccaAACACTGCCATCTCTTCTGTACACCTTACACTATAATCTTACCCGCATTTGTGCAATCATAATAGTTTAGATTACAATATGCAGATGGCGTTAtacaaaacacatttttagtacaaattctatttttatgtgtaactagctgacctggcaaacgtcgtcttgccaaactactacctttaactcagcgccatctgttagaattgtatcaaataataaacaaatgttaatgttatcgtaattttagtaaggatgcctatttttttgaaaatgaaatatagcctatgtcactcaggaatgatgtagctttccaacagtgaaagaatttttcaaatctgccaagtagtttcggagcctattcaattcatacaaacaaacaaacaaaaaatcaaacctttcctctttataatattagtatagataaagaGTATCTAAAGCAAAAATTAAGTGAcgattacatttaaattactgATACTGAACAATTTATTCAGTATCTTAAAAcgaactatttattatataaataggtgCAGACTGCAGTATGACATCACGTTTAAACATAGTCACGGTACACAGCCCACAGTTTGCGCCtgcgtataatatttaaaacggaAACTTGTAATACTTTGATGATAATATAACAACAGTATTTCAACATTCTAACTaacattaagttttaaaataccaaGGTATGACAAATGAATCTAAACTGTTTATGCAAAACGGAACTTTATTGATAAGAAGCATTTGGATTATCACTGCTATCTTAACGAATGACCTGTGACATTAATGAGTCAATGGGTATAAAATCGTCATCAATTGTATCCAAAGCACGTTTCGTCATTCCTTTAAAAGTAGTGTGACCATCAGGCATCAGCGGATGCGTCACCAATGGAGAACGTGGCcttttaaactgttttaatgtTTAGAAACGCCTAGATATCTTGCATTATATACCTATTACGTAGGGAAGACAAGTAGACGCTAGTATTAAGGACATGAACCTATTGAGTCTATTACCTACCTCACCAAATGACTTACATTGATCTATGGCCTGATTCATAAAAACCTGACCTCTGACCTGGTTTCTTGCTATAATTTCATTCGATaagtaaatgtatttacagttttatatcCCTAGTTTATTCAGGTCTAGTAAATGttgaatagtttttatttttaatacactactacgaaatataaataaattacgtttGTAACTGTGTAGTCAATATTGgtttactaaattttaaaacggAATTCAAGagatcattaaaaaataactaatctTCCCTTAGTGTTATTTTCGTGTATGAAGTGTAAATTagagttaaaaaaaagtagatACGttctataaatgaaataataataatcttatgaTTTTAGAGTAATGACAATGTTTACTCGGCCTTGTCGCTGTAGGTTGTGATGAAGGTCGATGTATGTTTATAGTTAAGGTATaagcatattaatattatggtCGTAGATGATCGTCGCTTTGGAGACCCTTGCTATCATTGCGTCACTGCatactaattattatgtaacacTGTTTACTGGTGAAACAACAATATTAACCAATGGTCCAGCACCTGATACTGCTGAAgacttataattattcttcTAATTATCTTCCGGAATATGTATAGACTcacaaaatatctattatgttattggttttatttcgCTAAATATGAACCTACAAATTATGAATTGTAAAGAAACAACTCACTTTATACCTAACCGGCTTTTTACATTGTTTCCTTTCGCTGATCAAGATTCCAATTTGAACTCTATGTtcaaacagaaaatatttattcagagGTATGACATCATCCTGTTACGTCGTCAGCAACCAAGGAGCAAATACTTCTCACGGCTCAGTGTTGGAGTTCGCCTCTCACTGCGACCACGTTGTTCAAAGTATAATATTTGGtgtataattcatataaaatggCTAATGTTTTAGGTAAGTTTTTACCTGCATCCACTTACTTGTATATTAACAATTGTatgaaatcatatttatattttgaaaatagctATTACGTAGTGTGAACCGTTATGAAGGGCGTTTATAGAATACCAATTACATacttatcttttttaaatccgCCGAAATAAGTTAAATGccggtaaataaaatagttaaattggCAAGAGGCCAAAGCCGGGCGTGGAATGGCGTCTACACTGCTAGgatcaatataaaaagaaaatgtctaaTTTTAGGATAAATTCCtttgattaataatagtaaatatcgTCTAcccgaaaaaatattttataaaagcatACCCTTCTAGAATCTAGATATTTATCTTAGTAGGTACCGTACAAGTAAGGTTATGTtaccaatataaattattgtttgtcaatattttattattaagtgagGTAAGGTAATGCTTGGTAGacgcttataaattaaaataattaatcgtcATCCGTTACCTATTGTAAGCAGAAATGCAATTAGTGTTGATActactaattattaataaactaaatattgtaTCTTCTATTACAAGTAcgtatattttagtatgaaatttaatttataatttaaacccTTATTTTCTCTAGCATTGTAAACTATGTAccttcaaaatttaataatattttaagtaggaATAGAAACCATGattgataaaatgttattgttggaaataaaaacaaacaactgTTTAATATTGCATaactacatataaattaagaaaccTAATAAACTGGTTCGGTTGTCAGAACATAAGGGAAAGGTCAAATACGATCGATTTTCTACATTGTCTAAGATGACATCACCAGGTGCGAACCctattaagtacataatataagcaatttatttaatattttggaagCGTTTAAATGGCAAACCAATAAAATAGTACTTGGTTGTAAAATGGTCAATTATCTGTtatgaaaaacttttttatttgtttctttttgtttttttattggataaGAAATCAAGAAtgctttttattgttatccGTGATTCACAATGACTAATTAGAGCATATAATGAAGAGTAATTTGATTGTCGGCGTCCCGTCATCCTGACCAAGGTCACTTTATATGCGGTTAACCTTaacgaattaattatattaaaattaaggaCCCATTTaccaaaagaaaatatatattttcacgaAACGCTTACTATTTTCTTTGCTTAACAttgctattataaataattcgcactgtttataatatgtaaacctTAACCTGTTTGTGTTTAGATAGAATGTATGTATGATTACGGCAAACCCACGTATTGTGCGAACGTAGCATATTTAGAGACTTGTACGTGATATCatcctattaaaatattatttaaatgtttaaatgtaaataataattataatccttTAACCTATAAACAAATTTCAGATGTCTCTACTGATGACAACCTTCAGTACCAGTTTTTCCCAGTGTCCAGTGGGTCGGTGCAGTTCAAGGTCAGGACTGCCAACGATGCACACATTGCACTCACCATGGGTCCCCAAGAATCAGATCCCATGTATGAGGTAAAAATGATCTATAAtggaaattttaaactttcttgctagttttcattaattactGCTTAACTTTAGTcacttactttaaaattacttcACTATAACGATACTAATTGCAGATATTCATCGGAGGATGGGGTAATACTAAGAGCGTAATCAGACGCAACCGCACCAAACCAGACAAAGTAGAAATTGAGACCCCTGGAATCGTTAACGGAGGAGAATTTCGCGGCTTCTGGGTCCGGTGGGACGGCGGCATTGTGTCCGCGGGTCGGGAGGGCGAAGCAATCCCATTTATATCTTGGTCGGACCCAGAACCTTTCCCAGTGGCCTTCGTCGGTGTCTGCACTGGCTGGGGCGCCACCGGCACTTGGAAGATTGAGGGTATGGTAATCTAtgctaaattttatacaaaatgtacCCAACCGAATTTActcaaaatcaaattaatacaatCGGAATATTGTCACATCGTACCTATATAAAGCTCTAAACTTCATTGCTACCTGATTCAATTGAAATCacaacttattatattaactctTATATGTGTACGTACCTAACATTGATCCAGATGGAGCTGAGTTCGATACTCCGGACAAGTTAGAGTACAAGTTCGGACCGGTAGCAGCTGGTTCGATCGAGTTTGATTTTCTCGGCCCTCACAACTGCCACGTGTGCTTGACGACCGCACCCGCCGAAGTTGAGCCTATCTACGAAATCATCCTCGGAGGATGGGAGAACAGCCAGTCTGTTATTAGATACTGTAAACAAAAACCGGAAAAGGTAGAATTTTGATGTCGTGTGACCTGAATTGACCCGATCGACCGAGGGATTAATTTTTGTGACTGATCGTAGGTGACCGTTCCGACGCCGGGCCTAATGAATGCGAAcgactttaaaaaatttattatcgaATGGCGTTGTGGCAGATTAACAGTCCGCGATGGACGATCGGGGGAGGTGATCATGAATTGGGTAGACCCCGCACCCTTCCCTGTCACCCACTTCGGAGTCCGTACAGGATGGGGCGCCCGTGGAAATTggaaaattattcatttcaacAAACATGGCACATCCCAACCCCGTTGAGTGTTTAGAATTTATGTTCGGAATGATAGCTTTTTTTGTATTGCTATATTTAGAAGTAGAAATGTATCTCTAGTCTAAATAAACATAACCacaacttataatttttgtgtgtCTTGACTAACATTTTATAGGGAACCTgaaactactactactaaaacGCACATAGAATGGCAATACTGCGGTTGATGTGGTACGTTGGGTacattttgtgtattttgtcTTAATAGGTACATACTAACATTATCTATTAAACAAGTAGGTTTTGCTTTATTCGCCCTAGctacaattataac
Protein-coding sequences here:
- the LOC110994849 gene encoding uncharacterized protein LOC110994849 isoform X1, translated to MANVLDVSTDDNLQYQFFPVSSGSVQFKVRTANDAHIALTMGPQESDPMYEIFIGGWGNTKSVIRRNRTKPDKVEIETPGIVNGGEFRGFWVRWDGGIVSAGREGEAIPFISWSDPEPFPVAFVGVCTGWGATGTWKIEDGAEFDTPDKLEYKFGPVAAGSIEFDFLGPHNCHVCLTTAPAEVEPIYEIILGGWENSQSVIRYCKQKPEKVTVPTPGLMNANDFKKFIIEWRCGRLTVRDGRSGEVIMNWVDPAPFPVTHFGVRTGWGARGNWKIIHFNKHGTSQPLPPSAPSAAALYAPPPGYPGGAAPVGGAGVWVDASAGQLPPGAVVGGQDCNGEPIYVVRAQHEGALIPGKLVASHGCAYVPWGGVENGKSEYQVLVGGPSNWVPTSGSNVPPGAFPGGESEDGEPLYIGRVRHEGSITTGKVQQTHGVCYISFAGQELGFPEYEILMA